In Carya illinoinensis cultivar Pawnee chromosome 7, C.illinoinensisPawnee_v1, whole genome shotgun sequence, the following are encoded in one genomic region:
- the LOC122316843 gene encoding VQ motif-containing protein 9, translating to MMDKSCQSSADSTATTTTASAVTTTSSSNTATSINANRDQYLRHLNKLSHKISKPIIKKTPFDPPNQTQNLNHNHPPPQPQSQPASQPLVQQQAQQQQQQHQPPVYNINKNDFRDVVQKLTGSPAHERFSTPPPIHPPKPPSSRLQRIRPPPLAHVYNRPPPLLNSAVHPPQQATINPNIPITGPLSNFGPIGRPITPLSPLPPFPTVHAAAESPVSAYMRYLQNSVSTVDPNPKHFSGFSPLAPLVSPRWNNSTPPQPHQHQLPPPQQGIFPQPTSSTTQPQPQFPMPNSPLPFGCLNSPRSPYPLLSPGLLFSPSSGQLGFPQLPLSPTVPVHSPRWRAL from the coding sequence ATGATGGATAAAAGCTGTCAATCCTCTGCAGACTCTACCGCCACTACCACTACTGCTTCTGCTGTTACAACTACTAGCAGCAGCAATACCGCTACCAGTATTAATGCCAACAGAGACCAATACCTCAGACACCTCAACAAGCTCTCCCACAAGATCTCTAAGCCAATCATCAAAAAAACCCCTTTTGATCCCCCCAATCAAACGCAAAATCTCAATCATAATCACCCACCACCGCAACCACAATCGCAACCAGCATCTCAGCCGTTGGTCCAGCAGCAAGCGCAgcaacagcagcagcaacatCAGCCGCCAGTGTACAATATCAACAAGAACGACTTCAGGGACGTGGTCCAGAAGCTCACCGGCTCACCGGCCCACGAGCGTTTCTCGACGCCGCCACCTATTCACCCACCCAAGCCTCCCAGCTCCCGACTCCAGCGTATTCGCCCTCCACCCCTGGCACACGTTTACAATCGCCCCCCTCCCCTACTAAACAGCGCCGTCCATCCTCCACAACAAGCCACTATAAACCCTAATATTCCCATTACCGGCCCCCTTTCCAACTTCGGCCCAATCGGACGGCCTATAACGCCGTTATCGCCTTTGCCGCCGTTCCCAACCGTTCACGCGGCTGCCGAGTCGCCCGTCTCGGCCTACATGCGGTACCTCCAGAACTCAGTGTCCACTGTTGATCCGAACCCTAAACATTTCTCCGGATTCTCACCGTTAGCCCCTCTAGTCTCGCCCCGCTGGAACAATTCAACTCCACCGCAGCCACATCAGCATCAGCTTCCACCGCCGCAGCAGGGAATATTTCCTCAGCCGACATCATCTACTACTCAGCCACAGCCACAGTTCCCGATGCCGAACTCACCGCTTCCATTCGGGTGTTTGAATTCACCGAGGTCACCATACCCTTTGCTCTCCCCAGGCCTGCTATTTTCGCCTTCTTCCGGTCAATTAGGGTTTCCGCAGCTTCCACTTTCTCCCACAGTGCCGGTGCACAGCCCTAGATGGAGAGCTCTCTGA
- the LOC122316675 gene encoding subtilisin-like protease SBT1.7: MAFKLLQMVLLVMFLRSYAVAADQNQKAKQTFIVRMDKTSMPSSFNDHSEWYSASLKSVSDAAGVLYTYNNLIHGFSTRLTAKEAESLRKQPGIIALQPEVRYELHTTRTPAFLGLDKNEALLPTPNQVSDVIVGVFDTGVWPEIRSFDDTGLGPAPSGWKGECQVGTNFNLSNCNNKLIGARFFSNGYEEAYGKIDTSTESKSPRDDDGHGTHTSTTAAGSPVAGADLFGYAFGTARGMATHARIAMYKICWFGGCFSSDILAAMEKAIEDGVHVISMSIGGGISDYSEDVIATAAFNAVAQGILVSCSAGNSGPSPGTLTNVAPWLTTVGAGTLDRDFPTDVSLGNGMSYTGISLYAGKPLPVSQVPLVYARSVSNESYGRMCLIGSLIPAKVAGKIVVCDRGSSARVEKGVVIKKAGGVGMILANTGSYGEELVADAHILPTAAVGQKAGNAIKNYILSVPNPTAIVGNAVTKLGVQPSPVIAAFSSRGPNPLTPEILKPDVIAPGVNILAGWTGAHGPTGLDNDARRVSFNVISGTSMSCPHVSGLAALLKAAHPEWSPAAIKSALMTTAYTVYKNEETIQDVASGKASTPFDYGAGHVNPVAALDPGLVYDTTVADYLDFLCALNYSSSKIKQATNRDFTCDSSKRYSKSDLNYPSFVVPLETASGKGGGIGLSTTIKYTRSLTNVGAPATYKVIVSSQDPSVKIVVEPESLVFDKHDERKSYTVTFIATSMPSGSTSFARLEWSDGTHFVRSPVAFIWT; encoded by the coding sequence ATGGCTTTCAAGCTTCTACAGATGGTCCTACTTGTAATGTTCTTACGCTCATACGCTGTAGCAGCAGACCAAAACCAGAAAGCAAAACAGACTTTCATAGTTCGCATGGACAAGACCAGCATGCCGTCAAGTTTCAATGATCACTCTGAGTGGTATTCAGCATCTTTGAAATCAGTATCGGACGCGGCGGGTGTCCTATACACTTACAACAATTTAATCCATGGCTTCTCCACAAGACTTACCGCCAAGGAAGCTGAGTCACTCAGAAAGCAACCAGGAATCATCGCTCTCCAGCCTGAAGTTAGATATGAGCTTCACACAACTCGGACGCCAGCGTTCCTTGGATTAGATAAAAACGAGGCTCTCCTCCCTACGCCCAACCAAGTGAGTGACGTGATTGTCGGAGTATTCGACACGGGTGTATGGCCCGAGATAAGGAGCTTTGACGACACGGGGCTTGGGCCTGCACCGAGTGGCTGGAAAGGTGAATGTCAAGTGGGTACGAACTTTAATTTATCAAACTGTAACAACAAACTTATTGGCGCAAGGTTTTTCTCTAATGGATATGAAGAAGCGTACGGAAAGATTGACACAAGCACGGAATCAAAATCACCTAGGGACGATGATGGCCATGGAACTCACACCTCAACAACGGCGGCCGGATCACCAGTTGCAGGAGCTGACCTCTTTGGCTATGCTTTTGGGACCGCTCGTGGTATGGCCACACATGCCCGAATCGCCATGTACAAGATTTGCTGGTTTGGTGGATGTTTCAGCTCAGATATTTTGGCTGCAATGGAGAAGGCCATTGAAGATGGGGTCCATGTTATCTCCATGTCTATTGGGGGAGGAATATCCGACTACTCCGAAGACGTTATTGCCACAGCAGCTTTCAATGCAGTAGCCCAGGGTATACTTGTATCGTGCTCGGCGGGGAATAGTGGACCCAGTCCGGGAACTTTAACCAACGTAGCGCCTTGGCTAACTACCGTGGGTGCTGGAACCTTGGACCGTGATTTTCCCACCGATGTTAGCCTCGGAAACGGAATGAGTTACACCGGTATATCACTCTATGCCGGGAAACCGTTGCCTGTTTCTCAAGTACCGCTTGTTTACGCTCGGAGTGTAAGCAACGAGTCGTATGGTCGTATGTGCTTGATTGGCAGTCTGATTCCTGCAAAAGTTGCTGGGAAAATTGTGGTATGTGATAGAGGATCGAGTGCCCGGGTCGAAAAGGGTGTGGTGATTAAAAAAGCTGGAGGCGTAGGGATGATATTAGCTAATACAGGTTCTTATGGGGAGGAGCTAGTAGCCGATGCACATATTTTGCCTACAGCAGCTGTTGGGCAGAAAGCAGGCAATGCCATAAAGAACTATATTCTCTCAGTTCCCAATCCCACGGCTATAGTTGGAAACGCAGTGACAAAATTAGGAGTTCAACCATCACCGGTGATTGCAGCATTCAGTTCTAGAGGTCCAAATCCGCTCACTCCAGAAATACTCAAGCCGGATGTTATAGCACCAGGAGTCAATATCCTAGCTGGGTGGACAGGTGCGCATGGACCAACAGGGTTAGACAATGATGCCAGGCGCGTAAGCTTCAACGTCATTTCTGGTACATCCATGTCCTGTCCGCATGTCAGTGGCTTAGCCGCACTCCTCAAGGCTGCTCACCCGGAATGGAGCCCTGCAGCTATAAAGTCCGCCCTCATGACCACGGCTTACACTGTATACAAAAATGAGGAAACCATACAGGATGTTGCTTCTGGAAAAGCATCAACACCTTTTGATTACGGTGCCGGACATGTGAATCCAGTGGCTGCTCTTGATCCCGGCCTTGTATATGACACCACGGTAGCCGACTACCTGGACTTCCTGTGCGCCTTGAACTATAGCTCAAGTAAGATCAAGCAAGCCACAAACAGAGACTTCACTTGTGATTCCAGCAAGCGATACAGCAAAAGTGACTTGAATTACCCATCTTTTGTTGTTCCACTGGAGACAGCTTCAGGCAAAGGGGGCGGCATTGGGTTGTCAACCACCATTAAATACACTAGATCTCTGACTAATGTGGGCGCTCCAGCAACATATAAGGTCATCGTGTCTTCACAGGATCCCTCTGTGAAGATCGTGGTGGAGCCTGAATCGCTGGTTTTCGATAAACATGATGAGAGGAAGAGTTATACAGTGACATTCATTGCCACTTCCATGCCTTCTGGCTCAACCAGCTTCGCTCGTTTGGAATGGTCGGATGGGACTCATTTCGTTCGCAGCCCGGTCGCTTTCATCTGGACATAA